A window of the Plasmodium knowlesi strain H genome assembly, chromosome: 2 genome harbors these coding sequences:
- a CDS encoding rRNA biogenesis protein RRP36, putative, translating to MEESSLQSNKKEKKIKKGQRPMVVSNRKPFNIFEKKKTAKPIVRDPRFSNLSGTLNPSFFKKAYKFLYEKREEEKGIIEQKLKGKKLTQEERQDLKNKLNTYKDTERVLQRKEEERKLKQKLVTEEKKNILHKNKQPFYYSQRKIKKMVNEQMANKGSIKKAVKKEKRVVQKERKRNMIPQRRLVADDV from the exons ATGGAGGAATCAAGTTTGCAAAgcaacaaaaaggaaaagaaaataaaaaagggccAAAGGCCCATGGTCGTCAGCAACAGGAAGCCATTTAACATttttgagaagaaaaaaacggcCAAGCCGATTGTCCGCGACCCCCGATTTTCCAACCTCTCAG GCACGCTAAACCCGAGCTTCTTCAAAAAGGCATACAAATTCTTGTACGAAAAgagagaagaggaaaagggaatCATCGAACAGAAGCTCAAGGGAAAGAAACTAACACAGGAGGAGAGACAGGACCTTAAGAACAAGCTGAATACCTATAAGGACACTGAGCGGGTATTgcaaagaaaggaagaggagcGAAAACTAAAACAGAAACTTGTTacagaggagaagaaaaacatattacataaaaataagcAGCCATTTTACTATAGCCAGAGAAAGATTAAAAAGATGGTGAATGAACAGATGGCCAACAAGGGTAGCATCAAGAAGGctgtgaagaaggaaaagagggtTGTGCAGAAGGAGCGCAAGAGAAACATGATCCCGCAGAGGCGCCTCGTCGCCGACGACGTGTAA
- a CDS encoding cold-shock protein, putative — MLQRKPPKGLFFHLMERRLFSGLLDKQRASRITGTVIKFDRRKGYGFIKPNDGGPDIFVHYTDICQARTFSLTTEEKKKLSWCSRVDMPPRQEEYNYGNDNPSAKKEQIKTEFKYLVPGERVKFYVTYDQQSHSTKAINVDYLD; from the exons ATGCTTCAAAGGAAGCCCCCCAAGGGGCTCTTTTTCCACCTTATGGAGCGGCGACTCTTTTCAGGGCTCCTTGACAAACAAAGGGCTTCTAGAATTACTGGCACCGTCATCAAATTTGACCGCCGCAAGGGATATGGCTTCATAA aGCCGAATGATGGAGGACCCGACATTTTCGTTCACTACACTGATATATGCCAAG CCAGGACCTTCTCATTAACGactgaagagaaaaaaaagttaagttGGTGCTCGAGAGTGGACATGCCACCTCGGCAAGAAGAATACAACTACGGAAATGATAACCCCTCtgcaaaaaaagagcaaataaAAACAGAATTCAAATACTTAGTGCCAGGGGAAAGGGTTAAATTTTACGTGACATACGATCAGCAGAGCCATTCGACCAAGGCGATAAATGTGGACTACCTGGACTGA
- a CDS encoding N-acetyltransferase, GNAT family, putative, translated as MASYQYLSYVDLYKINNINLDPFTEVFNDKFYLRYIYKWPHMNIVTKEMDDHISGYIIGKEEGLGSNYHGHVTALSIEEDSRRTGRGIDLMNEFEKISKAIHVANFVDLFVRITNEPAINMYQKLGYIVNEEIVNYYCGNESALDMRKYLNMGASACVK; from the exons atggctagctacCAGTACCTCAGTTATGTAGATCTCTACAAAATCAACAACATAAACTTGGACCCCTTCACAGAGGTTTTCAACGACAAATTCTACCTGAGGTATATTTACAAATGGCCCCACATGAATATAGTCACAAAGGAGATGGATGACCATATAAGTGGCTACATCATAG gaaaagaagaaggactAGGATCCAACTATCATGGACACGTCACGGCCTTATCCATCGAAGAGGACAGTCGCAGAACAGGCAGGGGTATAGATCTAATGAatgaatttgaaaaaatatccaAAGCTATCCATGTGGCTAACTTTGTGGATCTCTTTGTCCGCATCACCAACGAGCCAGCCATCAACATGTATCAGAAGCTTGGTTATATCGTCAACGAAGAAATTGTAAATTATTACTGTGGTAATGAGAGTGCCCTAGACATGCGGAAGTACTTGAACATGGGAGCGAGTGCCTGCGTGAAGTGA
- a CDS encoding tubulin-specific chaperone a, putative: MENTAAHLRLLKINHGAVRRLFKELTYYEKEEEELRNKMNFLQDENKSAAEITRAQEMFKETERVVPHIKSSLQVSLKKVCDIIYEHFSDVLQINDRKIQFSASHSEDTLKEVLSTHYEEICKEVDGLNETFGKVLLHIKQDALPVCTAAPSAPIPVTCVDI, encoded by the exons ATGGAAAACACCGCCGCGCATTTACGACTTTTAAAAATCAACCACGGAGCTGTCCGCAGGCTCTTCAAGGAACTAACCTACTacgagaaggaggaggaggagctgcgtaataaaatgaatttccTACAG GACGAAAACAAATCCGCTGCAGAAATTACCCGCGCACAAGAAATGTTCAAGGAAACGGAACGCGTTGTACCCCACATAAAGTCATCCCTCCAAGTCAGCCTAAAGAAGGTATGCGATATTATCTACGAGCATTTTTCGGATGTACTACAAATAAATGATAGAAAAATTCAGTTTTCTGCTAGCCATTCTGAGGACACGTTAAAGGAGGTTCTTTCGACTCATTATGAGGAGATTTGCAAAGAAGTTGATGGACTGAACGAGACATTCGGGAAGGTTCTATTGCACATAAAGCAGGACGCCCTCCCCGTGTGCACCGCAGCCCCGAGCGCGCCTATTCCCGTGACATGCGTGGACATATAA
- a CDS encoding integral membrane protein, GNS1/SUR4 family, putative: MITNMVIKTNDSGYFRILGNVRNYPTKPVFRIEDIFPFCAWISFQWERNFKPFGFIKLVHGKYLACPLIVFLYLLMCKYGPTRMKNRKEFDLRRVIILWNIILSLFNLIVVVKLTPVLLYIIFKYTFTGLLIIPPIYTYAFGTPGLWVCVFILSKFVELADTLFLILRKKKVTLLHWFHHSTVLLYTWHTYHDEVPAGFIFIIINAFVHTVMYSYYAMSTVFKKPLCWNILVTLLQIFQMVLGILLTLYCLYITHTYKFNTYWDLRSVRKIQQKFSFDYGHYVSRTNVAYAVLMYLSYLLLFGKYFYDRYIRAPTKQVGKEKPT; encoded by the exons ATGATAACAAACATGGTGATAAAAACGAACGACTCTGGATACTTTCGCATCCTGGGGAATGTAAGGAACTACCCCACGAAGCCCGTCTTCAGGATCGAggatattttccccttctgtgCCTGGATCAGCTTCCAGTG GGAGCGAAACTTCAAGCCATTCGGATTCATCAAGCTCGTACATGGCAAATACCTGGCGTGCCCCCTCATCGTGTTTCTGTACCTCCTCATGTGCAAGTATGGCCCTACCAGAatgaaaaacagaaaggaaTTCGATCTGCGGAGAGTGATCATCCTTTGGAACATCATCCTCTCCCTTTTCAACCTTATCGTCGTGGTGAAGCTAACCCCAGTTCTCCTCTATATTATTTTCAAATATACCTTCACGGGCTTGCTCATCATCCCACCTATATATACCTACGCCTTTGGCACCCCAGGTTTGTGGGTCTGTGTCTTTATTCTGTCAAAGTTCGTAGAGCTAGCAGACACACTATTCCTaattttgcgaaaaaaaaaagtaactcTCTTACACTGGTTCCATCACTCAACCGTCTTGCTCTACACGTGGCATACCTACCATGATGAAGTCCCAGCaggatttattttcatcatcatcaatGCATTTGTACATACCGTTATGTACAGCTACTATGCAATGAGCACGGTGTTTAAGAAGCCCTTATGTTGGAACATACTTGTTACCTTGTTGCAGATTTTCCAGATGGTCCTCGGGATCCTCCTCACACTCTACTGTCTCTACATAACGCATACATACAAATTCAATACCTACTGGGATCTCCGTTCTGTTCGAAAAATTCAACAAAAATTCTCCTTCGATTATGGACACTACGTATCCAGAACTAATGTTGCTTATGCCGTCCTCATGTACTTGTCGTACTTGTTACTCTTTGGTAAGTACTTCTACGACCGTTACATACGCGCGCCAACCAAGCAAGTCGGGAAGGAGAAGCCGACCTGA
- a CDS encoding cleavage and polyadenylation specificity factor subunit 5, putative: MLTPTASHAGQGSPANPTNNDNNDNHDNPANAANREVKGEWLVYPQANYEFNIVEKLKSKFIMDTDKIKKRINAYNQDGIRNSALAIILCHRYEYPHLLLLQNIESQTYHLLSGKYKSWEKPREVLKKKLQKYVNQIRDMHFGTSHFNTEEKETEDPIEIGEFLGEWWKTQFNSVYLPYLPAHITRPKEYIRLYQVTLTSRCIFHLPPGFTLKALPLFDLSTCGVAIGGLTSVLSRFKLHCMVPVEEEEEGGGGQDE; this comes from the coding sequence ATGCTCACGCCAACGGCCAGCCACGCGGGACAGGGGAGTCCCGCCAATCCAACCAACAATGACAATAATGATAACCATGACAACCCCGCCAACGCGGCGAACCGAGAAGTTAAGGGCGAGTGGTTGGTGTATCCCCAAGCCAACTACGAGTTTAATATCGTAGAAAAACTGAAGAGCAAATTTATCATGGATACAGACAAAATCAAGAAACGAATAAACGCATACAACCAAGATGGAATCAGAAACTCAGCACTCGCCATTATCCTTTGTCACAGGTATGAGTATCCACACCTACTGTTGCTACAAAATATAGAAAGCCAAACGTACCACCTCCTAAGTGGAAAATACAAATCGTGGGAAAAGCCGAGGgaagtattaaaaaaaaaattacaaaaatacgTAAACCAAATTAGGGATATGCATTTCGGGACTAGCCATTTTAATacggaggagaaagaaaccGAGGATCCCATCGAAATTGGAGAATTCCTGGGTGAGTGGTGGAAAACTCAATTCAACTCCGTCTACCTTCCATACTTACCTGCTCATATAACGAGACCGAAGGAATACATACGGTTATATCAAGTCACACTAACCTCCAGgtgcatttttcatttgcctCCTGGGTTTACTCTAAAGGCTTTGCCCCTCTTCGACCTGAGCACCTGTGGAGTGGCCATCGGCGGTCTGACAAGTGTTCTCTCCCGGTTTAAGCTCCACTGCATGGTGCCGgtagaagaggaggaggagggaggaggaggacaggacgaatag
- a CDS encoding LCCL domain-containing protein, putative translates to MAKIAHLSLLCCLVLKSILVLARDPANALEKITEFRQQHRRTLDGRLCATAFLHDDQTYTDCTSATSPDGTSGREWCYVEVQLLGKGSRDWDYCANAVNYDKVRLHAKKVFEDKSIEADRLKERLHVLNSRVHSMLQKYDSVCGEKHQLISSKIGKIKQWVQTGVESLRKIEENATDLDATKNIIDKVQVEIKRENNGFIDVEKNCENFDGYEKEPHSDGLKVSYFNNPFLEGIPVESKMEKKINFSYSNRGPSDMISPYRYSIRYEGYLMIPHSGMYIFTVETNCYARLLLNGKVVLTHGFLESGRNKSGAGMEEIQTFSRGDHSSLDPHGGVSTLVEMNDEPSNVVKVSNPIELVGGEKSRFILEVSHSSHLKYENGNFMYGPGVSTKESSSLVEGTPNVERPASASFTLLWQSSRIDKQPIQSSYLFQDNVVPPVRFSALDANLFDVGIVDKQEEVFMDDDNWVISSVPNKYLGLHLLKTNSRFQFSHFSVSMNTGCNLYISAPVGEVFPLSPSKDGTTWKAFDTDDKIELVHSVTKEKKIYKLKFIPLRNQAILRIDVLVGVPFWIISENRKILPTICTGDEEVLSNPQNEAFKECTSSSSLSPQFDCLAGLSTYHRDKKNHTWKTSKGSIGQFIKIYFKKPVQINKFKFKPMDDILSWPSELALHFDDDEEVVLPILHTHSMEENTTRLEHPVITTSVRIEVRDMFERGNENTGGSFEVIGSTCNILEDDYMIHHAVLDISQCDSTLNSFPDVIPLMKGNKLLAICHDNCLENSDKEVIYGSELYSTDSAICKAAIHAGVCKKGEKNSCRFLIVVTGGQTNFVGTLQNNVISLSRSSNSNFSFSLSSVFTTQGGSQGSYRVTTPSSYSVVFKSNEHFNPPNKFLIDSGREFTNYGNISYGWKKAISSSVSSTSPPLAESVFLKGNSPFNGLYSGGIQFPHASASQNCISEVDCQANFWKFQMHENGTYSVQVLVGNKTSPDKQKAFLEVNGIPIIKGVDLAPDEVFVATESFQVTNRSLVFTSTCLGGETICSRAQVSVLAVQIVKA, encoded by the exons ATGGCAAAGATAGCGCATTTGTCCCTGCTTTGTTGCTTGGTGTTGAAGAGTATCTTGGTCCTTGCTAGGGATCCGGCGAATGCactagaaaaaataacagagTTTAGACAACAGCATAGGAGAACCCTGGACGGGAGGCTATGCGCTACCGCCTTCTTGCACGATGACCAGACATACACAGACTGTACGAGCGCAACTTCTCCGGATGGCACAAGTG GAAGAGAGTGGTGTTACGTGGAAGTGCAACTGTTGGGAAAAGGGTCTCGTGATTGGGATTACTGCGCGAACGCAGTGAATTACGACAAGGTGAGGCTTCATGCGAAGAAGGTGTTCGAAGACAAGTCGATAGAAGCAGATAGATTGAAAGAACGATTGCACGTGTTGAACAGTCGAGTGCACAGTATGTTGCAAAAATACGACTCCGTATGTGGAGAGAAACACCAATTGATATCCTctaaaataggaaaaattaagCAATGGGTTCAGACCGGTGTAGAATCACTAAggaaaattgaagaaaacgCTACGGATTTAGATGCAACCAAAAATATAATCGATAAAGTACAAGTTGaaataaagagggaaaataatGGATTCATAGATGTAGAAAAGAACTGTGAAAATTTTGATGGTTATGAGAAGGAGCCGCATAGTGATGGGCTCAAGGTGTCCTACTTTAATAACCCCTTCTTAGAAGGAATTCCTGTGGAaagtaaaatggaaaagaaaataaacttCTCCTACAGTAATAGAGGGCCTTCTGACATGATCTCTCCGTATAGATACTCCATTCGGTATGAGGGTTACCTAATGATACCACACAGTGgcatgtatatttttacagTTGAGACGAATTGTTACGCTAGACTACTATTGAACGGAAAAGTGGTCCTTACACATGGTTTCTTGGAATCAGGTAGGAACAAGAGCGGAGCAGGAATGGAAGAGATACAGACATTCAGTCGAGGAGATCATTCCTCATTGGACCCCCATGGGGGAGTCTCTACGTTGGTAGAAATGAATGACGAACCGAGCAACGTAGTGAAAGTGTCCAATCCGATAGAGCTCGtcggaggagaaaaaagtagATTCATCTTGGAAGTATCCCACTCATCTCACTTGAAGTATGAGAATGGTAATTTTATGTATGGACCTGGAGTGTCCACAAAGGAATCGTCTTCCCTTGTAGAAGGAACCCCAAATGTGGAGAGACCAGCATCGGCCTCTTTCACACTACTCTGGCAGTCCAGTAGAATAGATAAACAACCCATTCAGAGTAGCTACCTCTTCCAAGATAATGTGGTCCCTCCCGTGAGGTTCTCCGCATTGGATGCAAACCTATTCGACGTTGGAATAGTGGACAAACAGGAGGAAGTATTCATGGATGACGACAACTGGGTCATCAGCAGTGTACCGAACAAGTACCTGGGATTACATCTACTCAAAACAAATTCTAGATTCCAATTTTCACACTTCTCCGTATCTATGAACACGGGTTGTAACTTGTACATCTCTGCACCTGTTGGAGAAGTATTTCCCTTGAGTCCATCCAAAGATGGAACGACATGGAAAGCATTTGACACGGACGATAAAATAGAATTGGTTCACAGTGTaacaaaggagaagaagatttaCAAACTGAAATTCATTCCTTTGAGGAATCAAGCGATCCTAAGAATAGATGTTCTAGTAGGAGTTCCCTTTTGGATTATATCAGAAAACAGGAAAATACTACCAACGATATGTACTGGAGATGAGGAAGTGTTGTCCAACCCACAGAATGAGGCCTTCAAGGAGTGTACATCATCGAGCAGTCTATCTCCCCAATTTGATTGTCTAGCTGGATTGAGCACATATCATAGGGATAAAAAGAACCACACGTGGAAAACTTCCAAAGGATCTATAGGGCAGTTTATTAAGATATACTTTAAAAAGCCTGTACAGATTAATAAGTTTAAGTTTAAACCGATGGATGATATTTTGTCTTGGCCATCCGAATTGGCTCTCCACttcgatgatgatgaagaggtgGTCTTACCGAttctacacacacacagcATGGAGGAAAATACGACTCGATTAGAACATCCAGTAATTACCACATCTGTCCGGATAGAAGTGAGAGATATGTTTGaaagaggaaatgaaaatacaGGGGGTTCTTTCGAAGTTATCGGAAGTACATGCAATATCCTGGAAGACGACTACATGATTCACCATGCAGTGCTTGATATTTCTCAGTGTGATAGTACGTTGAATAGTTTTCCAGATGTTATTCCATTAATGAAGGGTAATAAACTATTAGCTATTTGTCATGATAATTGTTTGGAAAATTCCGATAAGGAAGTTATCTATGGGTCTGAATTGTATTCTACGGATTCCGCTATATGTAAGGCGGCGATACACGCAGGGGTATGCAagaagggagagaaaaatagtTGCCGCTTCTTAATTGTAGTGACTGGTGGACAAACAAATTTCGTGGGAACGTTACAAAATAATGTTATTTCTCTAAGTCGGAGCTCTAACTccaacttttcattttcgttgtCCAGTGTGTTCACCACTCAGGGGGGCTCACAGGGTTCCTACAGAGTAACCACCCCAAGTAGCTATTCCGTCGTGTTTAAGTCAAATGAGCATTTTAATCCACCGAATAAATTCCTAATTGACTCAGGGAGAGAGTTCACTAACTACGGAAATATTAGTTACGGATGGAAGAAggcaatttcttcttctgttagTTCTACTTCTCCACCGTTAGCAGAGTCTGTTTTCCTGAAGGGCAATTCGCCATTCAATGGGCTTTACTCCGGTGGGATCCAATTTCCCCATGCttcagctagccaaaattgTATTTCGGAAGTGGATTGCCAAGCCAACTTTTGGAAGTTCCAGATGCACGAAAATGGCACCTACTCTGTGCAGGTGCTAGTGGGAAATAAAACATCCCCTGATAAGCAGAAGGCCTTTCTAGAAGTGAATGGCATTCCCATCATAAAAGGTGTGGATCTTGCACCGGACGAGGTTTTTGTCGCGACGGAGAGTTTCCAGGTGACGAACAGATCTCTCGTCTTCACGTCCACTTGCCTCGGTGGCGAGACCATCTGTTCGCGGGCGCAGGTGAGCGTATTGGCCGTCCAAATTGTGAAGGCATAA
- a CDS encoding mitochondrial carrier protein, putative, whose protein sequence is MLIEKYDVNPKFEIGFSPFYFVSYPLYNIQCRSILYKYLNNYDKNVTYSPLVNINNLNIKTYVICIFNSLHQIYYDEGISGLYRGLIPMLAHIISKKSIYYLLEKIHFVIRSRRGREKQRGPYNSGKTSRSYEHRFVDDDSREDDRENAINFIGDEINCQVVRQMDMVRDDDDSVKKKKKKKYFHLSFYHSFYEYLSCILSYPLLNISTKLIVFQNNSVSLMNNLKAIVHLTYVYDGVKGFFKGLNSYLLIQSMEKILNCFLYRAFSDNCSYEKVLTIKVVLSTCLNTIIAPYIQYSILSRSQSLVPGLCKDTTFNHFFYNFHWKSHLSNVSVGLVVAGVQLIIIALLPRDPPKTDEVVDQEKDEYF, encoded by the exons atgCTAATTGAGAAAT ATGACGTCAATCCAAAGTTTGAGATaggattttctcctttctattttgtttcgTATCCTTTAtataat ATTCAGTGCAGAAGCATCCTCTACAAATATCTGAATAATTATGATAAGAATGTCACGTATAGCCCTCTGGTGAACATCAACaatttaaatataaaaacttATGTCATATGTATTTTCAACAGTTTGCACCAg ATTTACTACGATGAGGGAATAAGCGGATTATACAGGGGGTTAATACCCATGCTGGCGCATATCATATCGAA GAAGTCCATTTATTACCTACTTGAAAAGATACATTTTGTTATTAGGAGTagaaggg GCAGAGAAAAACAGAGGGGACCATACAACAGCGGAAAGACGTCTCGCAGCTACGAACACAGATTCGTGGACGATGATAGTCGTGAAGACGATCGGGAAAATGCAATCAACTTCATTGGGGACGAGATCAACTGCCAAGTTGTGCGGCAGATGGATATGGTCAGGGATGATGACGACTCCgtcaagaagaaaaagaaaaaaaaatatttccacctGTCCTTTTATCACAGCTTCTACGAATACCTCAGCTGCATCCTCTCTTATCCCCTACTGAACATCTCGACCAAGTTGATCGTCTTCCAGAACAATTCTGTGTCACTCATGAATA ACCTAAAAGCCATCGTCCACCTGACCTACGTGTACGACGGAGTCAAGGGATTCTTCAAGGGACTCAACAGCTACCTGCTCATACAGTCGATGGAGAAGATACTTAACTGCTTTCTGTACCGAGCCTTTTCTGACAACTGCTCATATGAAAAGGTTCTCACCATTAAGGTGGTCCTATCTA CTTGCTTGAACACCATCATCGCACCGTACATTCAGTACTCCATCCTTAGCAGGTCCCAGTCTCTTGTGCCG GGCCTTTGCAAAGACACAACctttaaccattttttttacaatttccaCTGGAAG AGTCACCTGTCAAATGTATCCGTCGGATTAGTCGTCGCCGGAGTTCAGCTCATC ATCATCGCTCTGCTCCCGCGGGACCCCCCCAAGACCGATGAAGTTGTTGACCAGGAAAAGGACGAGTACTTCTGA